In Clostridium swellfunianum, a genomic segment contains:
- a CDS encoding 3-oxoacyl-[acyl-carrier-protein] synthase III C-terminal domain-containing protein — MFRNVYIKGVGSYHPKRIVDNEYYANHFRKYGMEEHAIGLMEKVGRETRTLAEENETSITMGVEAAKKALKKAKLEPKDIDAIISVSDTPEYLTPCCALILKNMLQAKSVTNVFDINNDCIGMITGIDIASRYLKTDKKYKRILVVGSMHISPFAKENDLVVYGCISDGAAAVVLEVREEQEERGFLGSRMDTDDTYNETIRFPACGLSNIPNKDIEPDEKKMEWNPFDFSFLSEKWSELIIGLLEENGYTEEDVTHYFMSQFSKFDLGLTMEKLGASFEQATFVGNKYGYTGCTSPIMALDDRLNKEQFNKDEISIFCSVAGGYTMAALLYKW; from the coding sequence ATGTTTAGAAATGTATACATAAAAGGTGTAGGAAGCTATCACCCTAAAAGAATAGTTGATAATGAATATTATGCCAATCACTTTAGGAAATACGGTATGGAAGAGCATGCTATTGGTTTAATGGAGAAGGTTGGAAGAGAGACAAGAACTCTTGCAGAAGAAAATGAGACAAGCATAACGATGGGCGTTGAAGCTGCAAAAAAGGCTCTAAAAAAAGCGAAGCTTGAGCCTAAGGATATTGATGCAATTATTTCTGTTTCAGATACTCCAGAATACCTGACTCCATGCTGTGCATTAATACTAAAAAATATGCTTCAGGCTAAGAGTGTTACAAATGTATTTGATATAAACAATGATTGCATTGGTATGATCACAGGAATAGATATAGCTTCTAGATATTTAAAAACTGATAAGAAGTACAAAAGAATTCTAGTAGTAGGCTCAATGCACATAAGTCCTTTTGCTAAGGAAAATGATTTAGTTGTTTATGGATGTATTTCAGATGGAGCAGCAGCTGTAGTCCTAGAGGTAAGGGAAGAGCAGGAGGAAAGAGGATTTTTAGGCTCTAGAATGGATACTGATGATACCTATAATGAAACTATAAGGTTCCCTGCATGCGGTTTGTCTAACATACCTAACAAGGATATAGAGCCAGACGAAAAGAAGATGGAGTGGAATCCTTTTGACTTTAGCTTCCTTTCAGAAAAGTGGTCGGAATTAATAATTGGTCTCTTAGAGGAAAATGGATATACAGAAGAAGATGTTACACATTATTTCATGTCTCAATTTTCAAAGTTTGATTTAGGATTGACTATGGAGAAATTGGGCGCTTCTTTTGAACAGGCGACTTTTGTTGGAAATAAGTACGGATATACAGGCTGCACAAGCCCCATTATGGCATTGGATGACAGGCTAAATAAAGAGCAATTTAATAAGGATGAAATTTCAATATTTTGTTCAGTAGCAGGTGGATATACCATGGCAGCATTATTATATAAATGGTAA
- a CDS encoding GH3 auxin-responsive promoter family protein — MSYSFVKVSKFSEKKFNKDTENAFSRNTEVLNKTLSRNCSTEFGKKYNFSNIHSVEDYKKKVPLCTYKDYEQYISRMCSGEENILVAEEVKFYGMSSGTTGKQKYIPVTKSSLSAVSEVMSMLIQRILYNNFKSSWSYGKGLSLTDMVIAGYTQGGKPICAGTSGGMRSIKWMIPFIWTTPVEVMNLGKGIDTLYLHLLFAIKERNLMYINGIFISSVLDMFRHLEKHSEELVRDIRKGTISRNIGLSEADRKVLLKKISPDAGRADFLEKEFKKGFKGIAKRIWPKLIYIASVTGANFSIYDDKVAEYSGNIPVYSSVYSATEAAVGVNRYINKQRYVVIPRVAFFEFIPVEDLDKEQPSTKNLNELRLGSEYEVVATNQAGLYRYRIGDVIKVVDFYNQSPEIEFLYRKNQLLNMVSEKTTEEHVLNALSNIFKNLGASFSDYTVTPDNSISPGRYVFYIEAKDSLKNSNIKSISSLMDKELSKINIAYGRQRSKRKLAEAQVKLVKEGTFMLIKKMKIAKGVSKNQFKMPRVVTDREIIDLLDRNIKY; from the coding sequence ATGTCCTATTCCTTTGTAAAAGTGTCTAAATTCTCAGAGAAAAAATTTAACAAAGATACTGAAAATGCTTTTAGCCGAAATACTGAAGTACTTAATAAAACTCTTTCAAGAAATTGCAGCACTGAATTTGGAAAAAAATATAACTTCTCAAATATTCACAGCGTGGAGGATTATAAAAAGAAAGTTCCTCTATGCACTTACAAGGACTATGAACAATATATTAGCAGAATGTGCTCAGGTGAGGAAAACATCTTGGTAGCGGAAGAAGTAAAATTCTATGGAATGTCCTCTGGAACTACAGGCAAACAAAAATATATCCCAGTCACGAAGAGTTCACTTTCTGCTGTATCTGAAGTAATGAGCATGCTTATACAGAGAATTCTTTATAATAATTTTAAAAGCAGCTGGTCCTATGGCAAAGGCTTATCACTAACCGATATGGTTATAGCGGGATATACTCAAGGCGGAAAACCAATATGTGCAGGAACTTCCGGAGGTATGAGATCTATAAAATGGATGATACCATTTATTTGGACTACTCCTGTAGAGGTGATGAATCTAGGGAAAGGCATTGATACCCTGTATCTTCACCTTCTGTTTGCAATTAAAGAGCGAAATCTTATGTATATAAACGGAATTTTTATTTCTTCTGTTCTAGATATGTTCAGACATTTGGAAAAACACTCCGAAGAGCTGGTGAGAGATATCCGAAAAGGAACTATTAGCAGGAATATTGGATTATCAGAAGCTGACCGAAAAGTACTACTTAAAAAAATATCGCCTGATGCAGGGAGAGCTGACTTTTTGGAGAAGGAGTTTAAAAAAGGCTTTAAGGGCATCGCTAAAAGGATATGGCCGAAATTAATATATATAGCAAGTGTTACTGGAGCAAATTTTTCTATATATGATGATAAGGTAGCTGAGTACAGCGGAAATATACCTGTTTACTCCAGCGTTTATTCTGCCACCGAAGCTGCTGTAGGTGTAAATAGATATATAAACAAGCAGAGATACGTAGTTATTCCAAGGGTGGCTTTTTTTGAGTTTATACCTGTTGAAGATTTAGATAAGGAGCAGCCATCAACAAAAAATCTAAACGAGCTAAGGCTAGGCTCAGAATATGAAGTTGTTGCCACAAATCAAGCAGGCTTATACAGATATAGGATAGGCGATGTTATTAAGGTTGTAGATTTTTATAATCAAAGCCCTGAAATTGAGTTTTTGTATAGAAAAAATCAATTATTAAACATGGTATCTGAAAAAACTACGGAAGAACATGTACTCAATGCTCTTTCAAATATCTTTAAAAACCTTGGAGCAAGCTTTTCAGATTATACTGTAACTCCGGACAACAGCATTTCTCCTGGAAGATACGTATTTTATATTGAAGCAAAGGACTCCTTGAAAAATAGCAATATAAAAAGTATAAGCAGTCTAATGGATAAGGAACTCTCCAAGATAAATATTGCTTATGGTAGACAAAGGAGCAAGCGCAAACTCGCTGAGGCACAGGTTAAATTAGTTAAGGAAGGTACCTTCATGCTGATAAAGAAAATGAAAATAGCTAAGGGGGTTTCAAAAAATCAGTTTAAGATGCCTAGAGTTGTAACTGATAGAGAGATAATTGATTTGCTAGACAGAAATATTAAATACTAA
- a CDS encoding DUF3189 family protein: MIVIYHDVGGTHSSCVCANIHINKLPTDRFPEIEQILSLPTFDKITKTDYGRLIYIGTDEFGAKVYTLCRMRSKRFVIPAISDMYQTFNGSMDGFFLADTSPTVNNLMRLGGLSSRGLNLVSFGRPIAAKAVIDAYPQMVDLVKTTKEYMRKHI; the protein is encoded by the coding sequence ATGATTGTTATTTATCATGATGTTGGTGGAACACATTCGTCTTGCGTTTGCGCCAATATACATATAAATAAGCTTCCCACAGATAGATTTCCTGAAATAGAACAAATATTGAGCTTGCCTACCTTTGATAAGATAACAAAAACTGATTATGGCCGCTTAATATATATAGGAACAGACGAATTTGGAGCTAAGGTATACACTTTATGCAGAATGCGAAGCAAGAGATTCGTGATACCTGCCATATCAGATATGTATCAAACCTTCAATGGGAGCATGGATGGTTTTTTTCTCGCTGATACCTCTCCAACAGTCAATAATTTAATGAGACTCGGAGGTCTTAGCTCGAGGGGACTTAACCTGGTTTCCTTTGGAAGACCTATTGCTGCAAAAGCAGTCATAGATGCCTATCCTCAGATGGTAGATTTGGTTAAAACCACAAAGGAGTACATGAGGAAACATATATAG
- a CDS encoding FMN-binding protein: MAFRKSRLVTGLIITIIAATITGCAPKQPVNNQNADKAETASKPTESSEGAAKNTKLEWSIQPKLGITKGDYYKIEERFRQGHLGTLEAVKNDGKIVLVEFNERTRPNYYHRYYQDVPKRMSEYNFTMGEKKGAAWIQGVLKAEKQMLEKQSLTTEVDTVSGASNSVKQSMVPLAQKLAPALEKASNEKYYSIAEKLDGGLTGLLKVVVKDKKIVSVRYDEIFADSPDEIKDPALKKYYRQSKYESVEYEEPSRIGFNVQMDELNKVAVQTQNMLDISKMPAIGSTGDYAASGYTTRNTAWDNYLSLAEKLLKEMKADGSL, translated from the coding sequence ATGGCATTTAGAAAATCAAGATTAGTAACCGGATTAATTATTACAATTATAGCAGCTACAATTACAGGATGTGCTCCAAAGCAGCCAGTAAACAATCAAAATGCAGATAAAGCAGAGACTGCTTCAAAGCCAACAGAAAGTTCAGAGGGAGCAGCTAAAAACACAAAGCTTGAGTGGAGTATTCAGCCTAAGCTTGGAATAACAAAGGGAGACTACTATAAGATTGAAGAGCGCTTTAGACAAGGGCACCTTGGCACATTAGAAGCCGTGAAAAATGATGGGAAGATAGTTCTTGTTGAGTTTAACGAGAGAACTCGTCCAAATTATTACCACCGTTATTATCAAGATGTGCCAAAGCGTATGTCAGAATATAACTTCACTATGGGTGAGAAAAAAGGTGCTGCATGGATTCAAGGAGTTCTTAAGGCAGAGAAGCAAATGCTTGAAAAGCAAAGCTTGACAACTGAGGTAGACACAGTGTCAGGAGCTTCAAACAGCGTAAAGCAGTCAATGGTTCCATTAGCTCAAAAATTAGCACCAGCACTTGAGAAAGCATCAAACGAGAAGTATTACAGCATCGCTGAAAAGCTTGATGGAGGACTAACTGGTCTTCTTAAAGTAGTTGTAAAAGACAAGAAAATAGTTTCTGTTAGATACGATGAGATTTTTGCTGATTCACCAGATGAGATAAAAGATCCAGCCTTAAAGAAGTACTACAGACAGTCAAAGTATGAAAGTGTTGAGTACGAAGAGCCTTCAAGAATAGGCTTCAACGTTCAAATGGATGAACTAAACAAGGTTGCTGTGCAAACACAAAACATGCTAGATATATCCAAAATGCCTGCAATAGGAAGCACAGGAGACTATGCAGCAAGCGGCTACACTACTAGAAATACAGCTTGGGATAACTACCTGAGTCTTGCTGAAAAGCTATTAAAAGAAATGAAGGCTGACGGAAGCCTTTAA
- a CDS encoding response regulator transcription factor, whose protein sequence is MLKVMLVDDIEIMRKQIKRLSIWKENSDFVIVSEAGDGQEALEKLQAEPVELLITDISMPVVNGIELLREAKEKSLASCVVFLTEHSEFSFAKEAIKHGVFDYLVKPVNEEELKELLKKVKKYIEEKNAGVKNLVYSESKLESIVKAISEGDAALRENIEVVIKDTFAASNEDVKAAALVLQKIYGEIYMRVKANNKWLDKLIDEKELSDISLTRCDSLDLINTKLIERIELLVSVINKFILSSKKSPLIKEICTYIINNMEKEINMTRISEALFLTKNHIGDIFKQETGMTVGEYITMIKMERAKLLLTKEDLKSYEAAHKLCYNNAEYFAKLFKKHTGLSPMEFKYSTQQ, encoded by the coding sequence ATGCTTAAGGTAATGCTTGTAGATGATATAGAAATAATGAGAAAACAAATAAAAAGATTGTCTATATGGAAAGAAAACTCAGACTTTGTTATTGTATCTGAGGCAGGAGATGGACAGGAGGCACTTGAAAAGCTTCAGGCAGAACCTGTTGAGCTTCTTATAACAGACATAAGCATGCCAGTAGTAAATGGAATTGAACTTTTAAGAGAAGCTAAAGAAAAAAGCTTGGCTTCCTGCGTTGTGTTTCTAACTGAGCACAGTGAGTTTAGTTTTGCAAAGGAAGCCATTAAACACGGAGTATTTGATTACCTTGTCAAGCCTGTTAATGAGGAAGAATTAAAAGAACTTTTAAAAAAAGTTAAAAAGTATATTGAAGAAAAAAATGCTGGTGTGAAAAATCTTGTGTATTCTGAAAGTAAATTAGAGTCTATTGTTAAAGCCATATCAGAAGGGGATGCAGCTCTTAGAGAAAATATAGAGGTTGTGATTAAAGATACCTTCGCCGCATCAAACGAGGATGTAAAGGCTGCAGCACTTGTTTTGCAGAAAATTTATGGTGAAATTTATATGAGAGTAAAAGCAAATAATAAGTGGTTGGATAAACTTATTGACGAAAAAGAACTTTCTGATATAAGCTTAACAAGGTGTGACAGCCTTGACTTGATAAACACAAAGCTGATAGAAAGAATTGAACTTTTGGTTTCAGTAATAAACAAGTTTATCTTATCTTCTAAGAAGAGTCCGCTTATAAAGGAAATATGCACTTATATTATTAACAATATGGAAAAAGAAATAAACATGACCAGGATTTCAGAAGCATTATTTCTTACTAAAAATCATATAGGAGATATATTTAAGCAGGAAACGGGTATGACCGTTGGTGAATATATAACTATGATAAAAATGGAAAGAGCAAAGCTTTTACTAACTAAAGAAGACTTAAAAAGCTACGAAGCAGCTCATAAGCTTTGTTATAACAATGCTGAGTATTTTGCAAAGCTGTTTAAAAAACACACAGGACTTTCTCCTATGGAATTTAAATATTCAACGCAGCAATAA
- a CDS encoding sensor histidine kinase, with protein sequence MNQHNSFNNSSLYKSVVSILLGFLGFVGIFYSSRFDFNGFSINFTWSIALPLLVALAWGIKYGILSITLGLVALYPFILGRYNGWASMVAVISLYLWIIIHGYGGQKRLQVKKFYYNIYFLQLIHIVIRMLLYVTLFESLIKLNSSFPPFWNLQAYCKVETGIVVLFAVKGIIVESILVALCDALLLLPFVRKIFGLRVSRGAKYNTRIMMAIVAFGLGFSLIILGIQNYIIDKIHPLYWLINTNEKTRLTFFLAVIFFFIMGGITLRFVQRMFETQEEIKTLNDELEQRVQDRTCQLQNAVNELEGFAYTISHDLKAPLRAIDMYSSFIKEDYGASLNAEAGEMVEGIQKTSREMIGLISRLLDYSITSKTSLSKERVDAKHIIGEVWQQFKVMNPNRKMELIIEGDLPEIYVDKVLFKQVIVNIISNAVKFTKHRELAVITVGCLKERDEYIFSIKDNGAGFDMKYSSKLFNVFQRLHRKQEFEGTGIGLAAVKKIIQKHGGRVWIEGKVNEGAGVYFTIPLTEDEVENA encoded by the coding sequence ATGAACCAACATAATAGTTTTAATAATTCAAGTTTATATAAAAGTGTAGTTTCAATTCTTTTAGGCTTTCTAGGTTTTGTGGGAATATTTTATTCCAGCAGATTTGACTTTAACGGCTTTTCAATAAATTTTACCTGGAGTATTGCACTTCCGCTGCTAGTGGCTCTTGCCTGGGGTATTAAATATGGAATCTTAAGTATTACCTTGGGTCTTGTTGCGCTATATCCCTTTATACTAGGAAGATATAATGGGTGGGCTTCCATGGTTGCAGTGATTTCCTTATATTTATGGATAATAATACATGGCTATGGAGGACAAAAGAGACTTCAGGTAAAGAAGTTTTACTATAACATTTATTTTCTTCAGCTTATTCATATAGTCATCAGAATGCTTTTGTATGTAACTCTTTTTGAATCTCTAATTAAATTAAACAGTAGTTTTCCTCCCTTTTGGAACTTACAGGCATACTGCAAGGTGGAAACAGGAATAGTTGTGCTGTTTGCAGTAAAAGGAATTATTGTAGAATCCATACTTGTGGCACTTTGTGATGCTCTTCTTTTGCTTCCTTTTGTACGAAAAATATTTGGGCTTAGAGTATCAAGAGGTGCAAAATACAACACTAGAATTATGATGGCAATTGTAGCCTTTGGTCTAGGCTTCAGTCTTATTATTCTAGGAATTCAAAACTATATAATTGATAAAATTCATCCTCTGTACTGGCTTATAAATACAAATGAAAAAACAAGACTTACTTTTTTTCTTGCGGTTATATTCTTTTTTATAATGGGAGGAATAACTTTAAGGTTTGTTCAGAGGATGTTTGAAACACAGGAAGAGATAAAAACTCTTAATGATGAGCTGGAGCAGCGTGTTCAGGACAGAACCTGTCAGCTTCAAAATGCAGTTAATGAGCTTGAAGGCTTTGCTTATACTATTTCCCATGACCTTAAGGCTCCACTTAGGGCAATAGATATGTACAGCAGCTTCATAAAAGAAGATTACGGAGCTTCACTGAATGCTGAAGCAGGGGAAATGGTTGAAGGCATACAAAAAACCAGCAGAGAAATGATAGGCTTAATTAGTAGGCTGTTGGATTACTCAATAACTTCAAAGACTAGTCTTTCTAAAGAAAGGGTAGATGCTAAACATATTATTGGAGAAGTATGGCAGCAGTTTAAGGTTATGAACCCAAATAGAAAAATGGAATTAATTATTGAAGGAGACCTTCCAGAAATATATGTAGACAAGGTGCTTTTTAAACAGGTTATTGTAAATATTATCTCAAATGCAGTCAAATTTACTAAGCATAGGGAACTTGCAGTAATCACAGTAGGCTGCCTCAAAGAAAGGGATGAATATATATTTTCTATTAAGGATAATGGAGCAGGCTTTGATATGAAGTATTCAAGCAAACTTTTTAATGTGTTTCAAAGGCTTCATAGGAAGCAGGAGTTTGAAGGAACAGGCATAGGACTTGCTGCTGTTAAAAAGATAATACAAAAACATGGTGGAAGAGTTTGGATAGAGGGCAAGGTAAATGAAGGGGCTGGAGTGTACTTTACAATACCACTAACAGAGGACGAGGTGGAAAATGCTTAA
- a CDS encoding DUF5667 domain-containing protein, with the protein MKKSFIVIALLAALVGMSSNVHASGTLDTSQASTEVTATAAEDTSTSETEVSPEEVSTESGEQTQPVVSGEDETAIDEKQIEDSAGILPDSIFYDLERAIEQLKIAITQSEEKLASIKAELAAERAAEAAVMVNEGEEELANEAAEEYLEMLNEAADHIDKAIEEQGQAEQALETLDEYYKKSEQVLKSVLAKAPEQARKGLENALSQQNKTAAIVNGAKAAKEAVSAAKDQVDAAKSELEAAKISGDEEAIKAAEEKIQTAEALKTELETLKTSANLSKDTVKKLVEDTDKKIESAKNQIEKSNEKIAKVEEKAAAAENKAEKAIKQAEKEAAKKEEAKKQEEKKLEAEKKSEEAVKEQAKKAEEKVKEEIKNTQEKSKEETKKTEEKSKKK; encoded by the coding sequence ATGAAAAAGAGCTTTATTGTAATTGCTCTGCTGGCTGCTTTAGTAGGAATGTCCAGCAACGTACATGCTTCAGGAACATTAGATACAAGCCAAGCATCAACTGAAGTTACTGCTACTGCAGCTGAGGACACAAGCACATCCGAAACAGAGGTATCACCAGAGGAGGTTTCAACCGAATCAGGGGAACAAACTCAACCGGTAGTATCAGGTGAAGATGAAACTGCCATAGATGAGAAACAAATTGAAGATTCTGCTGGGATACTTCCTGATTCAATATTCTATGACCTAGAACGTGCAATAGAACAGCTTAAGATTGCTATCACTCAAAGCGAAGAAAAGCTTGCATCTATCAAAGCAGAGCTCGCAGCTGAGAGAGCAGCAGAAGCTGCTGTTATGGTAAACGAAGGTGAGGAAGAACTAGCAAATGAAGCTGCAGAGGAATATTTAGAAATGCTTAACGAAGCTGCAGATCATATTGATAAAGCAATTGAAGAGCAAGGTCAAGCTGAGCAGGCTCTTGAAACTCTTGATGAATACTATAAAAAAAGTGAACAAGTATTAAAATCTGTGCTTGCAAAGGCTCCAGAGCAAGCGAGAAAAGGCCTAGAAAATGCACTAAGCCAACAGAACAAAACAGCAGCAATTGTCAATGGTGCTAAGGCGGCAAAAGAAGCAGTTTCTGCAGCTAAGGATCAGGTGGATGCTGCAAAGAGTGAACTTGAAGCAGCAAAGATAAGCGGCGATGAGGAAGCCATTAAGGCAGCTGAAGAAAAAATCCAGACCGCTGAAGCATTAAAAACTGAACTTGAGACTCTGAAGACTTCCGCTAATTTATCAAAAGATACAGTAAAGAAACTTGTTGAAGATACTGATAAAAAAATTGAATCAGCTAAAAATCAGATTGAAAAATCAAACGAGAAAATTGCTAAAGTAGAGGAAAAGGCTGCTGCAGCTGAAAATAAAGCAGAAAAGGCTATAAAGCAAGCCGAGAAAGAAGCTGCAAAAAAAGAAGAAGCTAAAAAGCAAGAAGAAAAGAAGCTTGAAGCCGAGAAAAAATCTGAAGAAGCTGTAAAAGAGCAAGCAAAAAAGGCTGAAGAAAAAGTAAAGGAAGAAATAAAGAATACCCAAGAAAAGTCTAAAGAAGAAACCAAGAAAACTGAGGAAAAATCTAAGAAGAAATAG
- a CDS encoding copper homeostasis protein CutC: MIEIIATTLEDVKRIEASGADRIELISGFSEGGLTPSYALIKRAVQSVNIPINVMIRPHAKSFVYTEEELQLMLEDILIAKELKANGVVFGVLNNQNKICRPSLEKLLKACDGIDVTFHRAIDELSDPAAGIEILAEYKQITNVLTSGGKGNIVHNIPIIKAMKEKAKHINIMAGGGLDFHNINEVMKNTKVPQYHFGTAVRYGKSVFGDVDGEKLRLLINTMSESII, translated from the coding sequence ATGATAGAAATAATAGCAACAACTCTAGAGGATGTAAAAAGAATTGAAGCAAGTGGCGCTGATAGAATAGAGCTTATTAGCGGCTTTTCGGAAGGTGGACTTACACCAAGCTATGCGCTTATCAAAAGGGCAGTACAAAGCGTTAACATACCCATAAATGTAATGATAAGGCCTCATGCTAAATCCTTTGTATATACAGAGGAAGAACTTCAGCTTATGCTTGAAGATATTCTTATTGCAAAGGAACTTAAGGCTAATGGTGTGGTATTTGGAGTTTTAAATAATCAAAATAAAATCTGCAGGCCTTCCTTGGAAAAGCTGTTAAAAGCCTGCGATGGCATTGATGTAACCTTTCACAGAGCAATTGATGAGCTTTCTGATCCTGCAGCTGGTATAGAAATTTTAGCTGAGTACAAGCAAATTACAAACGTGCTTACTTCAGGTGGGAAGGGTAATATAGTTCATAATATCCCTATTATTAAAGCAATGAAAGAAAAGGCAAAACATATTAATATAATGGCTGGAGGCGGCTTGGACTTTCATAATATTAATGAGGTTATGAAAAATACTAAGGTACCTCAGTACCATTTTGGAACCGCAGTAAGATATGGCAAGTCAGTTTTTGGAGACGTGGATGGCGAAAAGCTGAGATTGCTCATTAACACTATGTCAGAGTCAATTATATAA
- a CDS encoding DUF3221 domain-containing protein — MRKIVILLFCFIFVLGFAGCSKEFNSKLGIRGEIKKVSKNDKGMITSIFVEGKIEQDAEYDKASIYITEKTKIFEGDGKKKLELSSLKEGMKVEVDFEGPIRESYPIQVDAKAIRVLN, encoded by the coding sequence ATGAGGAAAATAGTAATACTGTTATTCTGCTTTATTTTTGTTTTAGGTTTTGCAGGGTGTAGTAAGGAGTTTAATAGTAAGTTAGGTATAAGAGGAGAAATAAAAAAAGTATCTAAAAATGATAAAGGAATGATAACAAGTATATTTGTAGAAGGTAAAATTGAACAGGACGCAGAATATGATAAGGCAAGTATTTATATTACTGAGAAAACTAAAATTTTTGAAGGAGATGGAAAGAAAAAACTAGAACTAAGTTCATTAAAAGAAGGTATGAAAGTAGAAGTGGACTTTGAAGGACCTATAAGAGAATCTTATCCTATACAAGTAGATGCAAAAGCTATAAGGGTTTTAAACTAA
- a CDS encoding YpmS family protein, which yields MKGFIKGTIIFIAIIVAAAIMYFTLIYPKHEYPEINTSTTVDIKAQIMRNMPQRFSLTNRKLTISISLSEKDLKNIIASNLNKSENIKALDLEFSGDSINMFLTQEALKFIPYEVSSNVKPVVKNGNITLILNSSKLGRLSLSNETVLNRMSKKNFDSITVHPSSGEITLEYNELSELKNIIKISTVKIENNKLTADLEFQFNSMDDFLKVLKLMTRS from the coding sequence TTGAAAGGCTTTATAAAAGGTACAATTATATTTATTGCTATAATTGTAGCAGCTGCAATTATGTATTTTACTCTTATCTATCCAAAACATGAATATCCAGAAATCAACACTTCCACTACTGTGGATATAAAAGCTCAAATTATGAGAAACATGCCGCAAAGATTTTCTTTAACAAACAGAAAATTAACTATTAGTATAAGCTTGTCAGAGAAAGATTTGAAAAATATTATTGCTTCAAACCTTAATAAAAGTGAAAACATTAAGGCTTTAGATTTAGAGTTTTCCGGTGACAGCATCAATATGTTTTTAACTCAAGAGGCATTGAAGTTTATACCTTATGAAGTAAGCTCTAATGTTAAGCCTGTAGTAAAGAACGGCAATATAACACTTATCCTTAACTCCTCAAAACTTGGAAGGCTGAGCCTTAGCAATGAAACAGTTCTGAATAGAATGAGCAAAAAAAACTTTGACTCTATTACTGTTCACCCTTCATCTGGAGAAATTACGCTTGAATACAATGAACTAAGTGAATTAAAGAATATCATTAAAATTAGCACTGTTAAAATTGAAAATAACAAGCTTACAGCAGATCTTGAATTCCAATTTAACAGTATGGATGATTTTCTTAAAGTATTAAAATTAATGACTCGATCTTAG
- a CDS encoding class E sortase, with protein sequence MVRIRKHPRKIFINLLIFIGISTIIAASFRIYYLWNYQQKFLGEENPIIINDSKDDFIYTQKPNPQDIKPTKETFNRSQYKSGMMKISIPKLKVDAAIVEGTSTELLKKGPGLYEISPLPDKDGGNVCIAGHRTTYGAWFKKVNELVEGDEISLSFNNTNYIYKVEKVFIIKNNDWSVTHETEYSALTLTSCHPLRSSAQRIVVRAKLSNIIQL encoded by the coding sequence ATGGTCAGAATAAGAAAACATCCAAGGAAAATATTTATAAATCTTCTAATTTTTATCGGAATAAGTACTATCATTGCAGCTTCCTTTCGAATATATTATCTATGGAACTATCAACAAAAGTTCTTAGGTGAGGAAAACCCTATAATTATTAATGATTCTAAAGATGATTTCATATATACTCAAAAACCAAACCCTCAAGATATTAAGCCTACAAAAGAAACTTTTAATCGAAGTCAGTATAAAAGCGGCATGATGAAAATATCCATTCCAAAACTTAAAGTTGATGCAGCTATTGTAGAAGGAACTAGTACTGAGCTGCTAAAAAAAGGCCCTGGTTTGTATGAAATAAGCCCTCTCCCAGATAAGGACGGAGGTAATGTGTGCATTGCAGGACATAGAACGACCTATGGAGCTTGGTTTAAGAAAGTGAATGAACTTGTTGAAGGAGATGAAATAAGCTTAAGTTTTAATAATACCAATTATATATACAAGGTTGAAAAGGTCTTTATTATTAAAAATAACGATTGGTCAGTTACCCATGAAACAGAATACTCAGCCCTTACCCTGACTTCATGTCATCCACTAAGGTCATCAGCACAAAGAATTGTAGTGAGAGCAAAACTATCTAATATAATTCAGCTCTGA